In a single window of the Salvelinus alpinus chromosome 15, SLU_Salpinus.1, whole genome shotgun sequence genome:
- the LOC139539496 gene encoding coiled-coil domain-containing protein 50-like isoform X5, with amino-acid sequence MAEFSIDQNKLPGVKEVVRDFAVLEDHCLAHNLQEQEIESHLASNVHKSRLVQQDVALAKQLQEEEDRRAKAKAHRQHRDIERSDNEIAQEIQEELVRQAKQQRMQEEKDAAIARKLQEKERKEERKRQKQLEANFEEEYYEDNAIRASLDLDDKPRRPGSNSLSSERDAVETRTNSLSRYPEHHLEGRGEGRRGRHGDAHPEHHHSSSRGKHGDRYPDYHHPTEGRSRGKEGQRSRDHQGSQSTFFADNHEPRKQREEEGDRVVRRKERPARPPPPSHIPVKRDEAWDRDRERQREWEREGERDRRREPRSDEEIERDAPRQGRHGERLRDQEHSRDKDRHRERTKSKERGLDEVQDEPIPSSRSRAWDGGGEEAPGPGDDEGGARARLTLHSGPSELCEEAARRSPRMGRERGERGHRDPGEGPSTGKERSHTHPAPREPGRIVQGGPGGRGAVVMAGNYGLGEATQGITKLDLREQELLDMEVARKLQEEEVKGSKMDKRAAQVAQDEEIALLLTERE; translated from the exons ATGGCTGAATTTAGCATCGATCAGAACAAACTGCCTGGAGTAAAAGAAG ttgtTCGGGATTTTGCTGTTCTGGAGGACCACTGCCTGGCCCATAACCTCCAGGAGCAGGAGA TCGAGAGCCACTTGGCGTCCAACGTCCACAAGAGCCGTCTGGTGCAGCAGGACGTAGCGTTGGCCAAGCAGCTGCAGGAAGAGGAGGACCGGAGGGCCAAGGCCAAGGCCCACAGACAGCACAGAGACAT tgaGCGCAGTGACAATGAGATCGCCCAGGAGATTCAGGAGGAACTGGTCCGACAGGCCAAGCAGCAGCGGATGCAGGAGGAGAAGGATGCG GCCATTGCTCGTAAActgcaggagaaagagaggaaggaggagaggaagcgaCAGAAGCAGCTGGAGGCCAACTTTGAGGAGGAGTACTACGAGGATAATG CCATCCGAGCCTCTCTGGACCTGGATGACAAACCCAGGCGGCCTggttctaactctctctcttcgGAGAGAGATGCTGTGGAGACTAGAACCAACTCTCTTTCCAGATACCCTGAGCACCATTTAGAgggtaggggagaggggagaaggggcaGGCATGGAGACGCACACCCTGAGCACCACCACTCCAGTAGCAGGGGCAAACATGGGGACAGGTACCCCGACTACCACCACCCCACTGAGGGTAgaagcagagggaaggagggccaGAGGAGCAGAGACCACCAGGGGTCCCAGTCAACCTTCTTTGCAGACAACCATGAGCCCAGGAAACagcgagaggaggagggggatagggtggtcaggaggaaggagaggccCGCCCGGCCGCCCCCGCCGTCCCATATCCCTGTGAAGAGAGACGAGGCTTgggacagggatagagagagacaacgggagtgggagagagagggggaaagagacagacggagagaacCCAGGAGTGATGAGGAAATTGAGAGAGACGCACCAAGACAGGGAAGACACGGGGAGCGATTGAGAGACCAAGAGCATAGccgagacaaagacagacaccGAGAGAGAACCAAGAGCAAGGAGCGAGGTCTGGATGAAGTCCAGGACGAGCCCATCCCCAGTAGCCGCAGCAGGGCCTGGGACGGTGGTGGGGAGGAGGCCCCTGGCCCTGGGGATGATGAAGGGGGGGCCAGGGCCCGCCTGACGCTCCACTCTGGCCCCAGTGAGCTGTGTGAGGAGGCGGCGAGGAGGAGCCccaggatggggagagagagaggggagaggggacacaGGGACCCTGGGGAGGGCCCCAGCACGGGCAAGGAGCGCTCCCATACTCACCCCGCTCCCAGGGAGCCAG GTCGTATCGTGCAAGGAGGACCAGGGGGTCGTGGAGCAGTGGTAATGGCAGGGAATTACGGACTCGGCGAGGCCACCCAGGGCATCACTAAGCTGGACCTGCGGGAGCAGGAGCTGCTGGACATGGAGGTGGCCCGGAAACTACAGGAGGAAGAGGTGAAG
- the LOC139539496 gene encoding coiled-coil domain-containing protein 50-like isoform X6 — MAEFSIDQNKLPGVKEVVRDFAVLEDHCLAHNLQEQEIESHLASNVHKSRLVQQDVALAKQLQEEEDRRAKAKAHRQHRDIERSDNEIAQEIQEELVRQAKQQRMQEEKDAAIARKLQEKERKEERKRQKQLEANFEEEYYEDNAIRASLDLDDKPRRPGSNSLSSERDAVETRTNSLSRYPEHHLEGRGEGRRGRHGDAHPEHHHSSSRGKHGDRYPDYHHPTEGRSRGKEGQRSRDHQGSQSTFFADNHEPRKQREEEGDRVVRRKERPARPPPPSHIPVKRDEAWDRDRERQREWEREGERDRRREPRSDEEIERDAPRQGRHGERLRDQEHSRDKDRHRERTKSKERGLDEVQDEPIPSSRSRAWDGGGEEAPGPGDDEGGARARLTLHSGPSELCEEAARRSPRMGRERGERGHRDPGEGPSTGKERSHTHPAPREPGRIVQGGPGGRGAVVMAGNYGLGEATQGITKLDLREQELLDMEVARKLQEEEGSKMDKRAAQVAQDEEIALLLTERE; from the exons ATGGCTGAATTTAGCATCGATCAGAACAAACTGCCTGGAGTAAAAGAAG ttgtTCGGGATTTTGCTGTTCTGGAGGACCACTGCCTGGCCCATAACCTCCAGGAGCAGGAGA TCGAGAGCCACTTGGCGTCCAACGTCCACAAGAGCCGTCTGGTGCAGCAGGACGTAGCGTTGGCCAAGCAGCTGCAGGAAGAGGAGGACCGGAGGGCCAAGGCCAAGGCCCACAGACAGCACAGAGACAT tgaGCGCAGTGACAATGAGATCGCCCAGGAGATTCAGGAGGAACTGGTCCGACAGGCCAAGCAGCAGCGGATGCAGGAGGAGAAGGATGCG GCCATTGCTCGTAAActgcaggagaaagagaggaaggaggagaggaagcgaCAGAAGCAGCTGGAGGCCAACTTTGAGGAGGAGTACTACGAGGATAATG CCATCCGAGCCTCTCTGGACCTGGATGACAAACCCAGGCGGCCTggttctaactctctctcttcgGAGAGAGATGCTGTGGAGACTAGAACCAACTCTCTTTCCAGATACCCTGAGCACCATTTAGAgggtaggggagaggggagaaggggcaGGCATGGAGACGCACACCCTGAGCACCACCACTCCAGTAGCAGGGGCAAACATGGGGACAGGTACCCCGACTACCACCACCCCACTGAGGGTAgaagcagagggaaggagggccaGAGGAGCAGAGACCACCAGGGGTCCCAGTCAACCTTCTTTGCAGACAACCATGAGCCCAGGAAACagcgagaggaggagggggatagggtggtcaggaggaaggagaggccCGCCCGGCCGCCCCCGCCGTCCCATATCCCTGTGAAGAGAGACGAGGCTTgggacagggatagagagagacaacgggagtgggagagagagggggaaagagacagacggagagaacCCAGGAGTGATGAGGAAATTGAGAGAGACGCACCAAGACAGGGAAGACACGGGGAGCGATTGAGAGACCAAGAGCATAGccgagacaaagacagacaccGAGAGAGAACCAAGAGCAAGGAGCGAGGTCTGGATGAAGTCCAGGACGAGCCCATCCCCAGTAGCCGCAGCAGGGCCTGGGACGGTGGTGGGGAGGAGGCCCCTGGCCCTGGGGATGATGAAGGGGGGGCCAGGGCCCGCCTGACGCTCCACTCTGGCCCCAGTGAGCTGTGTGAGGAGGCGGCGAGGAGGAGCCccaggatggggagagagagaggggagaggggacacaGGGACCCTGGGGAGGGCCCCAGCACGGGCAAGGAGCGCTCCCATACTCACCCCGCTCCCAGGGAGCCAG GTCGTATCGTGCAAGGAGGACCAGGGGGTCGTGGAGCAGTGGTAATGGCAGGGAATTACGGACTCGGCGAGGCCACCCAGGGCATCACTAAGCTGGACCTGCGGGAGCAGGAGCTGCTGGACATGGAGGTGGCCCGGAAACTACAGGAGGAAGAG
- the LOC139539496 gene encoding coiled-coil domain-containing protein 50-like isoform X4, which produces MAEFSIDQNKLPGVKEVVRDFAVLEDHCLAHNLQEQEIESHLASNVHKSRLVQQDVALAKQLQEEEDRRAKAKAHRQHRDIERSDNEIAQEIQEELVRQAKQQRMQEEKDAAIARKLQEKERKEERKRQKQLEANFEEEYYEDNAIRASLDLDDKPRRPGSNSLSSERDAVETRTNSLSRYPEHHLEGRGEGRRGRHGDAHPEHHHSSSRGKHGDRYPDYHHPTEGRSRGKEGQRSRDHQGSQSTFFADNHEPRKQREEEGDRVVRRKERPARPPPPSHIPVKRDEAWDRDRERQREWEREGERDRRREPRSDEEIERDAPRQGRHGERLRDQEHSRDKDRHRERTKSKERGLDEVQDEPIPSSRSRAWDGGGEEAPGPGDDEGGARARLTLHSGPSELCEEAARRSPRMGRERGERGHRDPGEGPSTGKERSHTHPAPREPGRIVQGGPGGRGAVVMAGNYGLGEATQGITKLDLREQELLDMEVARKLQEEEGSKMDKRAAQVAQDEEIARLLMEREKNNHVVLVLPGDSPAADGAGVE; this is translated from the exons ATGGCTGAATTTAGCATCGATCAGAACAAACTGCCTGGAGTAAAAGAAG ttgtTCGGGATTTTGCTGTTCTGGAGGACCACTGCCTGGCCCATAACCTCCAGGAGCAGGAGA TCGAGAGCCACTTGGCGTCCAACGTCCACAAGAGCCGTCTGGTGCAGCAGGACGTAGCGTTGGCCAAGCAGCTGCAGGAAGAGGAGGACCGGAGGGCCAAGGCCAAGGCCCACAGACAGCACAGAGACAT tgaGCGCAGTGACAATGAGATCGCCCAGGAGATTCAGGAGGAACTGGTCCGACAGGCCAAGCAGCAGCGGATGCAGGAGGAGAAGGATGCG GCCATTGCTCGTAAActgcaggagaaagagaggaaggaggagaggaagcgaCAGAAGCAGCTGGAGGCCAACTTTGAGGAGGAGTACTACGAGGATAATG CCATCCGAGCCTCTCTGGACCTGGATGACAAACCCAGGCGGCCTggttctaactctctctcttcgGAGAGAGATGCTGTGGAGACTAGAACCAACTCTCTTTCCAGATACCCTGAGCACCATTTAGAgggtaggggagaggggagaaggggcaGGCATGGAGACGCACACCCTGAGCACCACCACTCCAGTAGCAGGGGCAAACATGGGGACAGGTACCCCGACTACCACCACCCCACTGAGGGTAgaagcagagggaaggagggccaGAGGAGCAGAGACCACCAGGGGTCCCAGTCAACCTTCTTTGCAGACAACCATGAGCCCAGGAAACagcgagaggaggagggggatagggtggtcaggaggaaggagaggccCGCCCGGCCGCCCCCGCCGTCCCATATCCCTGTGAAGAGAGACGAGGCTTgggacagggatagagagagacaacgggagtgggagagagagggggaaagagacagacggagagaacCCAGGAGTGATGAGGAAATTGAGAGAGACGCACCAAGACAGGGAAGACACGGGGAGCGATTGAGAGACCAAGAGCATAGccgagacaaagacagacaccGAGAGAGAACCAAGAGCAAGGAGCGAGGTCTGGATGAAGTCCAGGACGAGCCCATCCCCAGTAGCCGCAGCAGGGCCTGGGACGGTGGTGGGGAGGAGGCCCCTGGCCCTGGGGATGATGAAGGGGGGGCCAGGGCCCGCCTGACGCTCCACTCTGGCCCCAGTGAGCTGTGTGAGGAGGCGGCGAGGAGGAGCCccaggatggggagagagagaggggagaggggacacaGGGACCCTGGGGAGGGCCCCAGCACGGGCAAGGAGCGCTCCCATACTCACCCCGCTCCCAGGGAGCCAG GTCGTATCGTGCAAGGAGGACCAGGGGGTCGTGGAGCAGTGGTAATGGCAGGGAATTACGGACTCGGCGAGGCCACCCAGGGCATCACTAAGCTGGACCTGCGGGAGCAGGAGCTGCTGGACATGGAGGTGGCCCGGAAACTACAGGAGGAAGAG
- the LOC139539496 gene encoding coiled-coil domain-containing protein 50-like isoform X3: MAEFSIDQNKLPGVKEVVRDFAVLEDHCLAHNLQEQEIESHLASNVHKSRLVQQDVALAKQLQEEEDRRAKAKAHRQHRDIERSDNEIAQEIQEELVRQAKQQRMQEEKDAAIARKLQEKERKEERKRQKQLEANFEEEYYEDNAIRASLDLDDKPRRPGSNSLSSERDAVETRTNSLSRYPEHHLEGRGEGRRGRHGDAHPEHHHSSSRGKHGDRYPDYHHPTEGRSRGKEGQRSRDHQGSQSTFFADNHEPRKQREEEGDRVVRRKERPARPPPPSHIPVKRDEAWDRDRERQREWEREGERDRRREPRSDEEIERDAPRQGRHGERLRDQEHSRDKDRHRERTKSKERGLDEVQDEPIPSSRSRAWDGGGEEAPGPGDDEGGARARLTLHSGPSELCEEAARRSPRMGRERGERGHRDPGEGPSTGKERSHTHPAPREPGRIVQGGPGGRGAVVMAGNYGLGEATQGITKLDLREQELLDMEVARKLQEEEVKGSKMDKRAAQVAQDEEIARLLMEREKNNHVVLVLPGDSPAADGAGVE, from the exons ATGGCTGAATTTAGCATCGATCAGAACAAACTGCCTGGAGTAAAAGAAG ttgtTCGGGATTTTGCTGTTCTGGAGGACCACTGCCTGGCCCATAACCTCCAGGAGCAGGAGA TCGAGAGCCACTTGGCGTCCAACGTCCACAAGAGCCGTCTGGTGCAGCAGGACGTAGCGTTGGCCAAGCAGCTGCAGGAAGAGGAGGACCGGAGGGCCAAGGCCAAGGCCCACAGACAGCACAGAGACAT tgaGCGCAGTGACAATGAGATCGCCCAGGAGATTCAGGAGGAACTGGTCCGACAGGCCAAGCAGCAGCGGATGCAGGAGGAGAAGGATGCG GCCATTGCTCGTAAActgcaggagaaagagaggaaggaggagaggaagcgaCAGAAGCAGCTGGAGGCCAACTTTGAGGAGGAGTACTACGAGGATAATG CCATCCGAGCCTCTCTGGACCTGGATGACAAACCCAGGCGGCCTggttctaactctctctcttcgGAGAGAGATGCTGTGGAGACTAGAACCAACTCTCTTTCCAGATACCCTGAGCACCATTTAGAgggtaggggagaggggagaaggggcaGGCATGGAGACGCACACCCTGAGCACCACCACTCCAGTAGCAGGGGCAAACATGGGGACAGGTACCCCGACTACCACCACCCCACTGAGGGTAgaagcagagggaaggagggccaGAGGAGCAGAGACCACCAGGGGTCCCAGTCAACCTTCTTTGCAGACAACCATGAGCCCAGGAAACagcgagaggaggagggggatagggtggtcaggaggaaggagaggccCGCCCGGCCGCCCCCGCCGTCCCATATCCCTGTGAAGAGAGACGAGGCTTgggacagggatagagagagacaacgggagtgggagagagagggggaaagagacagacggagagaacCCAGGAGTGATGAGGAAATTGAGAGAGACGCACCAAGACAGGGAAGACACGGGGAGCGATTGAGAGACCAAGAGCATAGccgagacaaagacagacaccGAGAGAGAACCAAGAGCAAGGAGCGAGGTCTGGATGAAGTCCAGGACGAGCCCATCCCCAGTAGCCGCAGCAGGGCCTGGGACGGTGGTGGGGAGGAGGCCCCTGGCCCTGGGGATGATGAAGGGGGGGCCAGGGCCCGCCTGACGCTCCACTCTGGCCCCAGTGAGCTGTGTGAGGAGGCGGCGAGGAGGAGCCccaggatggggagagagagaggggagaggggacacaGGGACCCTGGGGAGGGCCCCAGCACGGGCAAGGAGCGCTCCCATACTCACCCCGCTCCCAGGGAGCCAG GTCGTATCGTGCAAGGAGGACCAGGGGGTCGTGGAGCAGTGGTAATGGCAGGGAATTACGGACTCGGCGAGGCCACCCAGGGCATCACTAAGCTGGACCTGCGGGAGCAGGAGCTGCTGGACATGGAGGTGGCCCGGAAACTACAGGAGGAAGAGGTGAAG